AAGCTGGTGGTCGACAAATACGACGGCTCGCTCAAGGCCGAGCACGGCACCGGCCGCAACATGGCGCCGTTTGTCGAAATGGAATGGGGCAAGGAAGCCGCCGATCTGATGCGCAAGATCAAGCGCCTGTTCGATCCGGAAAACCTGCTCAATCCGGGTGTCATCCTCAACGACAACCCGCACGCCCACCTTGAAAACCTCAAGCCGATGCCGGCTGCCGAAGACATTGTCGACCGCTGCATCGAATGCGGCTTCTGCGAACCGCTCTGCCCATCGCACCGGCTGACCCTCTCACCGCGCCAGCGCATCACCAGCGTGCGCGAACTGTCGCGCCGCGCGGCCAATGGCGAACCGGCCGGCCAGGTCGGCGAAGATTACGCCTACATGGGCCTCGACACCTGCGCCGGTTGCGGCATGTGCTCGACCGCCTGCCCGGTCGGCATCGACACCGGCGACCTGACCCGCCGCCTGCGCGGTCGCAAGCTGGGCGACACGGCCCGCGCGGTCAACGCCTGGACCGGCGAACATTTCGGCACGCTGGCCAATGCCTCGCGGCTCGGCCTGAAAGTCGGGCATGCCGTCTCCGGCGTGCTCGGCGACAACTTCCTCAGCCGCATTTCCGGCGGCGCCTGGAAGAAAGACATGCCGCTGGCCGGCAAGGCCCCGGTCGTCCGCCAGACGCAAGGCGATCCGGTGGTCTATTTCCCGACTTGCGGCGGACGCATTTTCGGGCCATCGAGCGCGGCTGAAAAACAACTCGGCGACGTCGTCGTCGAACTACTGGTCCGCGCCGGTTATGCACCCATCCTGCCCGACGGCTTCGACCAGTTGTGCTGCGGCCAGATGCTGGCCAGCAAGGGCATGGCCGAAGAAGCCGACGGCATGTCGCGCCAGCTCGAAGCCGCACTGCTCAAAGCCTCGGAAAACGGCCGCTATCCAATCATCATGGATGCCAGCTCATGCACCATCCGGATGCAGAAACACGTTGCCGAGCGCCTCAAGGTCTACGACTTCCACGAATTCGCCCACGACGCCCTGCTACCGCGCCTGCGCCTGACGCCGGAGGCCGGCCCGATTGCGCTGCACATCAATTGCAGCGTGCGCAAGAACGGCTCGGACGCCAAGCTCAAGAAACTGCTCGCCGCCTGTGCCGAACAAGTCATCGAACCTGCCGGCGTCACCTGCTGCGGCTTTGCCGGCGATCGTGGCTTCGTCGTGCCGGAACTCAACCACCATGCACTGCGCAAGATCCACGACGAATTGCCGGCTAACTGCGCCTGTGGCGTCTCGACCAACCGCACCTGCGAAATCGGCCTGACGGCGGAAACCGGGCGCACTTACCAGTCGATCGCGTATTTGCTCGAAAAATGCAGTCGACCGCAGGAAACCTGCTGAAATCCCGGACCGGGATACAAGCTGAAACCGCAATCCGGCGAGCCTGAGCACCAGCCCCCGGATTGCGCTGCCCAAGCTGCCAAAACGAGACGATCAGTCGGTGATGCGGCCGCGCTGCTGCTTGATCTGGCCGCGCTTGACCTTGCTATCAACGCGCTTGCGCTGGGCTGAACGGCTGGGTTTGGTCGGTCGCCGGAGAGTCGGCACGAAAGCCGCCGCCGCAATCAGTTCGCGCAAGCGCAGCAAAGCATCCTCGCGGTTGCGCTCCAGGCTGCGGTGGCTTTGCGCCTTGATGACGATGATGCCGTCGCTACTGATTCGCTGGTCGCGCAAGGCCCGCAGTTTTTCCTTGAAACCCTCGGGCAGGCTGGATGCGCCGATATCAAAACGCAGGTGCACCGCATTCGACACCTTGTTGACGTTTTGTCCGCCGGCCCCTTGCGCCCGGATGGCGAAGAACTCGACTTCGCCTTCGTTCAGTTGAATGGCCGGCATCGGCTAGCCCAGTCCTTGCGCCTGCCGCCAGCGGGCCACTTCCTGCAGGGTATCGCAGGCCGAAGCCATCAAGGCTGCATTGGCCTGGAGCAGCAATTTACGCTGGTGGGCATCGAGTTTTTCGGGAAAAACCGGGCGCAACTCAACGTGTAAATCACCCGCTTTGAGCTTGCCACGCCCCGGATAACCTTTTCCGGCCAGGCGGATTTGACGAACATCGGCCGGCCCCGGCTCCAGCGTGTACGCAATCAGCCCGGACAAGGACGGCAACTCGATCTCGCCACCGGCAATGATGTCCAGCGCACTGACCGGCATCCGGTAGGACAAATCGCGGCCCTGCATCGTAAATAGTACGTGGCTGGCAATGACCAGCGTGAGATACAGATCGCCGGCCCGCAAGTCGCCGCTCGCCGGTTCGCCCTGCCCGGCCAGGCGGAGTTCATCACCGGGCAGCATGCCGGGCGGCACGGTAAATTCAAGGCTGAAATCGGCTGTTTCGCGGCCGCTCCCGCTGCAATCCGGACAAATGCGTTCGCTGAAAAAGCCACGCCCGCTACAAGCATCGCACGACACCAATGTCCGCCGGGCATCACGCACCCGGCCACTTCCGTGGCAGCACTCGCAAAAGCGGGTACGCGAAATACCGTGCTCGCCGCTTCCCTCGCAGGTTGGGCAGGCTTTGCCGCGCCGGTAATGCAGCGTCTTGCGACAACCGCCAGCGGCATCCTCCAGCGACAATTCGAAATTCAGGCGGATATCGGCGGCGCGCCCTGCTTCCGACTCGGCTTCCGGCCCGGTGGACGCTTCAGCAGGCGCTTCGGCCGGCGCAGGTTGATCCACCGTTTCGTCGGGTTTCGGCATGTCGACCGCAGCAAGCTGGTCGTAGGCAGCGCGAATCTGCTTGAAGCGTTCGGTTGCTTCAGGATCGGTATTGCGGTCCGGATGCCAGCGCATGGCCAATCGGCGATAGGCGCGCTTGACCTCGTGCGGACTGGCCTCACGGGAAACACCCAGGACGGAATAAGGATCGCGATTCATGATGCCTGACGAGCAACTTCAATGCACAACGCCACAAGGCAGGAACGCACGGCTGCGAATAAACTCAAACGGCAATGGTAACAACGATCAGCCTCTTGCCGCGTGCTAATCCGCATTCAACCCTTAGGCACGAAACAACATTTGTCATTTTTGTTAATTGTTGCCTTGGATGAATTTCACCGCTACCATGCCCGACAATACCCAACGCCGAGATGCCATGGAAACCCGCCTGCGCTACCTGCCAATTGCCGATGCCATCGAGGGCATGGTCCTCGGTGCACCACTGGTGCTGAGCCAACACGGGATCAACACCTTCAGCCTGCCAGTCGGACATGCCCTGACCGAATCGAATATCCGCCAGATGAACGTCCGCCATGCAGAATTCGTCTGCATCCAGATTCCGGATGAACGCACGCTGGAAGAACGCGATGCCGAATGGGCGGCCAGCGAAACCCGTCTGCGCTACATCTTTCGTTCGGCCGATCTGAAAAACCCGGTCATGTCGCGTCTCTACGAAACAGTCCTCGCATTCAGGAGAGGATGATGCCCCTGCTGCTGACCGCCACCGAAATTGCCGACCGCGCGATCAATCTGCCGGCCTTCCCACGGGTCGTCAATGACATCCTGGAAACACTGGATGACGATAATGCAACGCTCGGCGCACTCGTCCAGTTTGTCGAATGCGACCCGGTGATCACCGCCCGCGTGCTTTCCGTCGCCAACTCCGCCGCGCTGGCCGGGCGGCACCAGGCCCAGTTGCGTGACGTGAACATGGCCGTTTCGCTGATCGGCCTGTCACGCATCAAGGAAATCGTCCTCGCCGTCAGCCTCGCCGAATTTGCCCGCAAAAGCCGGATGTCGGCCTACTTCTGGGAACACAGCGTGGCCGTAGCCATCACGGCACAGGAACTTGGTCGCTTCAAGCACATCTCGGCCGACTATGCGATGGTCAGCGGCTTGCTGCACGACATCGGCCAGCTCTGGATGGCCCGCTTCTACCCGCTGGAATTCCAGATGGTGCGTACCGCGGTCAACGTCAGCGAACGAGGCATTATCGAGGTTGAGCGGCAGTATTTCGGGATGGATCACTGCGAGATCGGCGGCGAACTTGCCACCCTCTGGGGGCTGCCCGAACGCGTCATTGCAGCAATTCGCTATCACCACGACCCCAGCCCGGCCCTGGCAGAAAAACTGGTCGACCTGATCCATGTCGCCGAAGTGCTGTCCAATGCACTGGACCTGACCGGGCGTGAAGACAATCAGGTCGCCGGTCTGTCCGAGCCGGCCTGCAATGCGATTGGCCTGGACTGGACGCAAGACATGAACAGCCTGTTCGGCAAGATTGAAGCACGTACCGAACACGCCTGCCGGGTATTTCGCTAGGCACGACCG
The sequence above is drawn from the Dechloromonas sp. TW-R-39-2 genome and encodes:
- a CDS encoding FAD-binding and (Fe-S)-binding domain-containing protein translates to MTKLTDSLKQSLPENQIITDELRRLAYGTDASFYRLTPEVIAVIESENELRSVLTAARQNQRPVTFRAAGTSLSGQAITDGVLALIGEGFATYELNADASKVKVGPGIVGGEVNRRLAPHGKKIGPDPASIGAAKIGGIAANNASGMCCGTAQNSYRTLAGMRVMLADGTLLDTEDHLSIDAFSKSHAVLLGELERLGRDTRDNAKLAERIRHKFKIKNTTGYSLNALVDYEDPIDILSHLMIGSEGTLGFISRITYNTVVEDPYKASALVFFPDIRTACEAVIRLKPQPVSAVELLDRPALHSVENKPGLPAIMRELGEEAAALLIEVRAATVDGIQERISAVHAAMAGVATVEPMVFSTDPATCEMYWKVRKGTFPAVGAMRRTGTTVLIEDVAFHIENLADATLDLQALLRHHGYHEAIIFGHALEGNLHFVITQDFGDASEVDRYARFMDELAKLVVDKYDGSLKAEHGTGRNMAPFVEMEWGKEAADLMRKIKRLFDPENLLNPGVILNDNPHAHLENLKPMPAAEDIVDRCIECGFCEPLCPSHRLTLSPRQRITSVRELSRRAANGEPAGQVGEDYAYMGLDTCAGCGMCSTACPVGIDTGDLTRRLRGRKLGDTARAVNAWTGEHFGTLANASRLGLKVGHAVSGVLGDNFLSRISGGAWKKDMPLAGKAPVVRQTQGDPVVYFPTCGGRIFGPSSAAEKQLGDVVVELLVRAGYAPILPDGFDQLCCGQMLASKGMAEEADGMSRQLEAALLKASENGRYPIIMDASSCTIRMQKHVAERLKVYDFHEFAHDALLPRLRLTPEAGPIALHINCSVRKNGSDAKLKKLLAACAEQVIEPAGVTCCGFAGDRGFVVPELNHHALRKIHDELPANCACGVSTNRTCEIGLTAETGRTYQSIAYLLEKCSRPQETC
- the arfB gene encoding alternative ribosome rescue aminoacyl-tRNA hydrolase ArfB encodes the protein MPAIQLNEGEVEFFAIRAQGAGGQNVNKVSNAVHLRFDIGASSLPEGFKEKLRALRDQRISSDGIIVIKAQSHRSLERNREDALLRLRELIAAAAFVPTLRRPTKPSRSAQRKRVDSKVKRGQIKQQRGRITD
- a CDS encoding DnaJ C-terminal domain-containing protein, translated to MNRDPYSVLGVSREASPHEVKRAYRRLAMRWHPDRNTDPEATERFKQIRAAYDQLAAVDMPKPDETVDQPAPAEAPAEASTGPEAESEAGRAADIRLNFELSLEDAAGGCRKTLHYRRGKACPTCEGSGEHGISRTRFCECCHGSGRVRDARRTLVSCDACSGRGFFSERICPDCSGSGRETADFSLEFTVPPGMLPGDELRLAGQGEPASGDLRAGDLYLTLVIASHVLFTMQGRDLSYRMPVSALDIIAGGEIELPSLSGLIAYTLEPGPADVRQIRLAGKGYPGRGKLKAGDLHVELRPVFPEKLDAHQRKLLLQANAALMASACDTLQEVARWRQAQGLG
- a CDS encoding HDOD domain-containing protein → MMPLLLTATEIADRAINLPAFPRVVNDILETLDDDNATLGALVQFVECDPVITARVLSVANSAALAGRHQAQLRDVNMAVSLIGLSRIKEIVLAVSLAEFARKSRMSAYFWEHSVAVAITAQELGRFKHISADYAMVSGLLHDIGQLWMARFYPLEFQMVRTAVNVSERGIIEVERQYFGMDHCEIGGELATLWGLPERVIAAIRYHHDPSPALAEKLVDLIHVAEVLSNALDLTGREDNQVAGLSEPACNAIGLDWTQDMNSLFGKIEARTEHACRVFR